ACCGATCGACACGCGATTCATCGCTGCCACGAATCGCGACCTGAACGCCGAGATGGAAGCCGGGAGATTCCGTGAGGATCTGTACTTTCGCCTCAATGGGATGAGCATCACCATTCCGCCGCTGCGCGAACGCCCAACCGAGATCCCAGCGCTGGCGCGATCCTTCGTGCGCGAAGCATGCGTCCAGTTGGGGATATCGCCGGTCGAGATTACACCGGCCGCACTCGAGCGCCTGACCGCTCACCCTTGGCCAGGAAATGTGCGGGAGTTGCGAAGCGTCATGGTGCGCGCCGCCTTGGTTGCCCGCGGAAGTCGCATTGGCATCGAGCACTTCGAGCCCGTAGCGGAGTCTGCGGCCTCCCGGAAAGCTACCCAGCTACGTGCAGAAGTGCGAGAGCTCGAGCTGCGCCGAGTTGTCGAGGTTCTCGAACAGTGCCGGAACAATCAGGTCGAGGCTGCGAAGCGCCTTGGCATCTCGCGTGGAACGCTGCGCCGCCGCATGAAGGAACTCGGTCTGCTGAGTGCCAAGGTTGCGAAAGACTAGTGGCGCACGACCCGTCCCGGGCTGTTCAAGCGTGGTACAGCGCTGTACCGCGACGGTACAGCGCACGCCTCAGGCGGCCTGCCGGGCCGCGCGATCGCCCGAAGAACGCGAGCATGTGCGCATGGAACGAGGCCTGCACTAGCCGCCAAAATGCGAACACATCTCTGGGCGACGATGGCTGCGTTCTTGATGGCTGCGGGTTGCGGAAGTGATTCCGACCCGACCGGTGGGACGAAGGATGGCGGCACATGTACCCCGACTACGTGTCAGTCACTTGGGAAGACCTGCGGCTCTGTGTCCGATGGTTGCGACGGAACGCTCGACTGCGGGACGTGCGCGGCCCCGGACACTTGTGGGGGGAATGGCGTCGCGAACATGTGTGGTTGCACACCCACCACTTGCGCAGCCGAAGGCAAGAACTGCGGAACGATGCCAGACGGCTGCGGCGGCGTCTTGACCTGTGGCACCTGCACGGCTCCCGAAGTGTGTGGTGCGGCTGCCCCCAACCTGTGTGGCATCGGCGATTGCCCAACCAAGACGACTTGCGCAGGTGAAGGGAAGAATTGTGGCGTCATCAGCGACGGCTGCGCTGACGTCCTGGACTGCGGCACCTGCAGTGGATCCGAGGTTTGCGGCGGCGACGGCACACCCAACGTGTGTGCCTGCAAACCAACCACTTGCGGTGCGGAGGGCAAGAACTGCGGGAGCATTCCCGATGGCTGTGGGAACAGCTTGGACTGCGGTAGCTGCAGTGCCCCGGAGACGTGCGGCGGTGCGGGCGTCACCAACGTTTGCGGCACGACCGGCAGCGGCGGCGCAGGTGGTGGGAGCGGAGGCAGCGGAGGCAGCGGAACCGGTGGTGTAGGCACCGGGGGTAGCAGCACAGGCGGCACCGGAACGGGAGGAACTGGAACCGGCGGAATTGGAACCGGTGGAACCGGCGCCACTGGCACGGGTGGTGTCGCCGGTGGAACCCTTGGAGACGTACCTCCCTGGATCGCCGCGTTGCCAAACTTGAGCAACGGCTTGAAGTGGATGCCCGGTGTTCCCGGCGGGATCCCGAGCGGCACCGTCGACACCACGCTGACGGCAGGACAAATGACCTCGTCCGCGATCAACTCGGCGATCTCGGCCGCATCCGCGAAAGGCTCGCCCAGCAACATCCGCGTCGTGCAGCTTCCTGCGGGGACCTTCTCGATCTCCGGCACGATCGTTCCTAGAAACTACGTCATTTTGCGAGGCGCGGGGGCTTGGGGCAGCGGACGCACTCGGCTCAACTTCAGCGCGGGCGGGGGCGTCGAGTCCAATGACATTTCATGGGGAAGCGTGCCGCTGACCAACATGGCGTTGCAGGCAGGACAGACGTTGCCCATAGGCTCCAGCTCAGTGAGTGTCGCCAGTGCAGCGAACGTCGCTGTGGGTGACCTCATCCAGCTCGACCAACTCGACGATCTCTCCTACGTTGCCATTCTCGACGCAGGCTACAACAAGCGCGCGCCTTTCACCGATGGGCCCTATCACGGACCGATTTCGCCTGACGGCTTCCGCTCCGTCGCGTCCGTGCACCAGGTCACAGCCGTCAATGGCACGACGATCAGCTTCGACCCGCCGACCAGAATCGCCTACAGCTACTACGCCGCGGACGGCAAGACGCAGCTCAAGCCACAAGTGTGGCGCGTCTCACGTCGCGGAAGCAACGGACTCTGGTGGTTTGGTCTGGAGAAGATGTCCATTGCAGGTCCCCACAATGGAGCGATCGTGTACCACGCAGGCGCCTTCGACTGGATTTACGACGTCGAGACGGACGGCTCGGCGAACGGTGGCATCACGGACGACCACATTCGCTTCGAACATCAGTTCCGTTCCGAGGTGAGGCGTGTCTACTCCCATCACACCGCTGGAGGACCCGTTTCAGGTGGCGCCAACTACGGCATCAACCTGAACGCCGCCACCAGTGAAAGTCTCGTCATCGACAGCATCGTGATGTACATGAACAAGCTGATCCAGACCAACGCTTGTGGTCCGGGCAACGTCATCGCCTACAACTACGTGGACAACACGTCGGCGAACGGCGGCGCATGGATGGATGGCGCGATCAACGGCTCCCATCAATCCTTCTCGCATCACCTACTGGTCGAGGGGAACTGGTCTGCCAACATCGGTTGCGACACGACCCATGGCGTCTCCGGGTTCATGGCGTTCCTACGCAACTACGCCCATGGGCGATCGACGAACTACAACAACACGTCGAACCAACGCGCGGCGAATAGCGATGGTTGGCAGCGCGAGATGGCGTTCATGGGCAACGTCCTCTCCACTGCGAGCGGAGGCGTGTATGAGGAAACGAAGGCAGCTTCGGGCAAGTTCACCGTCTGGAGCATTGGCCAGAATGTGTGGGGAGCTGGCGACGACTACGATGCGCAGACGACGCTGCCGCCCAAGAACAGCATGCAGTATAGCGGTACGGTCTGGGACGCTCGCCAGGCGACCTTCACGACGAAAGCAAAAGACAAGCTCTGGCGGCATGGCAACTGGGACAGCGTGCACGGCAGCATCTTCGACTGGGATGCAGCTTTCCCTGCACACGTCGTAGCACCGTCGTTCTTCCTGACCAGCGCGCCATCCTTCTTTGGAGCGAATCCCTGGCCGTGGATCAATTCGACGGGAGCTAGCGCGAGCCAGCGGGTGGCGACACTCCCCGCGAAGTCCCGTTTCGATGCGGGTACGCCCTTTGCGCCTTGAGCTCAGAAGGCGACTTTTGCAACGGTGCCGTCGCCGGCGTTCAACCAGTACGCAGCCCGAGTGTCTGCGGCGATTCGACCCGGCGACGCCTGACTACCAGCAAGCTGCCGCTCGCATGGGGGTGGGCTGCACGCGCCAGACTTGGCGGTTGCTCGGACCTGTCCCAGGCTCGGAATTGTCCACACGACCAAGTCGCCTCCAACGGCGACACCGAGCGCGGAGGCACTGCTCGAACTCGCCAGCGCCCGCGCGCTCGCAGCGCTGCATCCAGTAGAAATGCTGTCGCCCTTCTGCGCCGTGAAGACCTCTCCACTGTCGGTCGTCCAGTACGCGTTCGCGGCATCGATGGCGATGGCGTTCACGTACTCGCCACAGCCATACAGCTGAGCCGGCTGGCCACTCCCATCGGCGGCAGCCCGCCAGACTTGACCGGTTGTGTCTTGACCCCAGAAGACGGAATCGCCATCGGCCGCAACCTCCTGCGGAAACTGGAGGTCCTGTGCGGTGATCGCCTTCACCGTGACGTTGCCGCTACCGTCGATCACTGCTCGTTGAATGCCCCCGACGTTGGTGTCGTCGGTTCTTGCCCAGAGGAGTGCGCCCCCGCCGAGCGCCAGGCCGGCTCGTCCCGGCTGATTCGAAGCCACCAACAAAGGCGATGTGCCGTCTTTGTTCGCGGCGCGAATGCTCGGGGTGCCGTTGTTGTCGCTACGCTCGCGAAAATAGACGCGAGTGTCATCCACGGCGATGCGAGCGATCCCAGGGGTGATGCCGGAAATGAGGATGGCCTCGCCCTGACCATTCTTGGCGACGCGACGCACCGTACCGTCCTCTGTGGACCAGTAGACGAAGTCGGCGTCGAGCGCGACGTCCGTCGGCACGCCCGAGAAGGTAGCGAGCACGACGGGCTGGCAAGTGCCGGCGCTGCAGGCGGCTCCCAAACACGAGTGGCCGCATGCACCACAGTGATTCGGATCGTCGTCGACCTGGTTGGGGTCGCACGGCGTGGAGCCCTCGGTCACGATCGGAACGTCGCTATCGATTCCTAGAATCACTTGGCAGCCGACGGCGCCGCCGAGCATCAGGGCTGCCAGCGCCGCGCATCGTGGCAAAGAGTCGGACCGCATCGAATGCACCGATCATACATCGCCACGGCAAGCAGCATCAGGATCATGCCGGGTCGAGTCGAATGCCCGCGTAGACTTGGTTGACGTCGAGGCTGACGGAACGCCCCTGCAGCTCGAACCCCAACAACTCACCAGCCGCGATATCCCGGTCCGCCCAGCCTTCGGCGGTTCTCGAGACGAGGGTGATCCTGGCCTCGCGGTGTGAGACCAGGATCACGGCACGGAGGGCGGGGATGGTGAGCGTGCACTCCAGCCGTTCGCGCCTTGACCGCCCTAAGATCGGCGCGCAACCTGTCGTGCATGACACGGTACGCATGGGGTCTGGCGTTGCTTGCGCTGGTTGGCTGCTCGAGCGAGAGCGACGACAACAAGGGAAGTGGCGGTAGTGGCGCAATGGCGACAGGTGGAGCCGCCGGCACGAGCGGGAGCGGAGGCGCGAACACGGGCGGCACCGCTGGCGGAGGTGGCAGTGCAGGTACATCGGGTAGCGGCGGTGCGGGCGGCAGCGTCAGTCCCGACAAGCTTCCGCTGATCGACATCACGGATCTTCAGTACGAAGGCGCGCTCCGTCTGCCTGCCTCGGACTTCGGCATCTCCTCCCTGAACTACTCCCAGGGTCCGATCGCCTACGACGCGAAACGCAAGTCGATCTACATCGTCGGTCACGACTATCAGCAGGCGATCGCCGAGTTCGCCGTGCCGGCGCTCACGAACAGTACGACGCTGACGGACTTGAAGATGGCAGGCGCGCCGACGCAGACCTTCGCGTCCATGCTCGACCGCGTTGGCAGCAACCCGAATGCCCTCGACAAGCTCGGCGGCATGGCCGTGCTGGAAGGCGCGAACGGCCCCGAGCTCTTGGTGCACGCCTTCGAATACTACGACGCGCCCGCAGACAACACGCAGACCACGCTGGTGGTGCGAGACCCGACGCAGCTCGGCAGCTCGAAGGTCGATGGCTTCTACTCCTTTGCTGGCGCCGCCCACACCGTGGGTTGGATCAGCCCAATCCCGAACGAGTGGCAGTCGCTGCTCGGTGGCAAAGTGCTGACCGGCGGCTCGAGCGGCTGGCCCATCATCGGACGGCTGAGCGTCGGACCTTCCGCGTTCGTGTTCGACGCGGCAGATGTGGTGGGCAATGCCTCGCCACCTGGCAACGTCTCCACGACCGCGCTTCTGGACTTCAGTTTGAACAACCCCCTCGACGCGGATCTGAGCAACGACAGCGGAACCAACGACCTGTGGACGCATCTTTCCCGCGCTGCCTACGGCTTTATCGCACCGGGAACGCGCACCTACGTAACGCTCGGCAGCAGCGGCGGTCACGCCAGCGGCGTCTGCTACAAGTGCACGCCCTCGGGAGCATCGCAGCCATGCGGTGGGTATTGCTCCAAGGACGGCTCGGACTACGACAACTACTTCTGGTTCTGGGACGTGAACGATCTGGTCAAAGTCAAGCAGGGCGCGCTGCAACCCCACGCCGTCAAGCCCTACGCCCACGGCAAGTTCGCCACGCCCTTCTCCAGCAAAGACATCGGCGGCGGGAGCTTCGACCCCGGGTCAGGGCTGCTATATCTCACGCTTCAGCACGCCGACGACGGTCAAGGCCAGTACAACAACCCGCCCGTGGTGCTCGCCTACTCCATCAAGAAGAAGTAGCGCGACCCGTCGCGCTGATTCAGGCGCGAAGCGACTCTCCGGTCGCGCTCATTCGGGTAGAGCGAAACGACTCCTGAGCCGCGCGGCCGATGGGCTGTTCGGGTAGGTCGCGAGAAAGCGCTGCGCCACTTGCCGCGCCTGCGCGGTCCGTCCGCTTTGCTGGAGCATGTCAATCTGCACGAGCGTGAGTTCGGGGTAGAGCCGACCGTTGGGAAAGCGAGAGCGGTACTCGGCGATGGCGGCGCTTGCACCCGACCCATCTCCGCGATTGACCGCCGTCCGTGCACGCTCGAGCACCAAGAGCTCGTCCTTCAACGTGGTCGAGTCACGTCCTGAAAGATCGGCAGCGCTGGCAGCGACGTTTGCGCTCGTCGGGGCTTTGGTTGACGTTGCCGTGGGCGGAGACGGATTCGAAACAGGCGTGCCACTGGTGGGAGTGACGGGTTTCGCGTGCGCGGCGGTCTTCTGCTGCGTTGGAGCTGCGACCGTGCCCGCACTCGCCGGCGCTGCGACCGTGCCCGCACTCGCCGGCGCTGCGACTACCACGCTTCCCGTCGCGGCAGACGACGGCGCGCCTGCATCAATCGCGGTTTGCACCGCGACAGAAGCACCAACCCCGAACAGAGCACCGATCCCCAACCACTTGACGATACTGCCACTCAGCAGGCTGCCCGCACCCGCTGCAGTGGCGGCCCCTGTCGCACCCGTCGCAGTGGCGGCCCCCGCCGCACCCGTGGCGCTCGCCGCTGCAGTGGTGGCAAGCAGCACCTTGTGCAGCGTCCGCGACGAGGGCTCCTCCGCATCACCTGCACGTAGCAACCTGCCGAGCAGTGCGTCTCCGTCTCGGGGAAGGCGTTCGTCGCTCATGCTCGCCCTCGCCGGGGATGGAGTCGCGCCTGCAGGCGATCGACGTGGCCCTGGAATTCGTCACGCGCCGAGCGAAGGCGCGATGCCACGGTGCCTCGCGGGATCTCGAGTGCCTCCGCGATCTCAGTCAAGCTGAGTCCCTCGAACTCCGCTGCCACCAGCACCGCGCGCTTCTCGAGGGGCATTTGCGCCAGGACTCGATCCAGCAACTGTCGCGCGCGACGTTGATCCGTCAAAGAGTCTGGGTGAGGCGACGGATCCGAGAGTTCCAGCAAGACCTCGTCGCTGACTTCCTGTCGCCGGTTGCGCACGGAGCGCATTGCCGACGCGATTCGGTACGCGGTGCTCAGCAAGAAGGACCGCTCGCTGCCGAAACGAATGTCGCTCAATCGACGTGCTGCCACCAGCATCACCTCCTGCAGCGCATCGTCGGCATCGGCTTCTGCCAGGCCCAGTCGTCGCAGAAACCGCCACACCACACGCGAGTGCTCGGTCACCAGGGTACGCAGACGGTCACTCGCGGGCACGGCCCGCGGTGGATCCCCGGAAATGGGTGCACTGATCACTGCATCCGGCGCCAACGTTCACCTGCTAATGCCTGCTGGTGGAAGATCGGATCAGAAAAAGCGCCCGCCAAGGGAAAACTCCGCTGTGGGGTCCAGAGCGCTCGGCTGGTAGAGATGCGTGCGAGGGTTTCGGAAGACGTATTCGTCTCGGGTCACCGCGGCCTGCGCTCCCCCGGCCAAATCGACGAAAAAGACCGGACCGAGCAGCCAGGTGAGGCGACCCCGCAAACCCGCGGAGAGCCAAGGGCGAGTCTCGCTTCGCGGTCTCGCAACGTCCCGGCCTTCGGCTTGGATCGCGCCGGCGTCCGCTGCGACACAGGGACGGAAGACGAGGGAGTCGAGTAGCTGAAGCGCCAGCGGGCAGGCTTCCGCGCGAAGCGCCATCAAGCGAAAGGTCGCCGGCTGGTAGTCTGGGCCGATCGTGCCGGTCTGCGCCAAGAGCGGTTCAACCCGAAGCGCAAGTTGCCAGGGGCTCGACGCGGGGAACTCGAGTGCCGCGAAGGGCGCCGGGGTCAGCAGCACTTCAGGCGCTGGTCCCCACGTCGCCGTCATCGCAACGCCTGCGGAGACCACGCGCTCGGATGCTGGCGCGTTCTCCGAAGGTCGAGCTGAACGAGGAACCGGTGCGACCGCCTCGGGGCGTCGTTGCGGTGCAGCCGCAGGTGGCTTTCGTGGCTGCTTTGCTGCGGTGCTCGCGTCGCCAGCGTCGCTGTCCGAGCTACCCGCACTGCTCGCGTCACCTGTGCCGGGACGACCAATCACGGCCGCTTCGGGTGTCGTGTCCGCCTGCGGATCTACGGCCAGCGCGGCAGCGATCGCCAGCGCGAGCGCCACGCTCTGACACGTCTCCCCATCGATCTCGCGTTCAGCTGGTGACCGATCGGAATCCAAGATGCGCAGCACGCCGGCATATCCAGCGTCAGAGCGAGCAATGGTGACTTCGAACTGCCGAACGTCGATCTCAGACGTCAGCTGGAAGTGCTGGGTACGTGCACGGATCTCAGCAATGAACTGCGTTCGCGTTGGACAATCCGCACTCGCCGCGTAGTTGATGCCTATGGCCTCAGTCTCGACTCCCAGCGCAGGGCGGGACGGAACCATGCCGAGGGTCATGGCCAGTAGCGCGCTCCAGCGCCGGACGAATCGTTTTGCGGACGTCACCGCCGCCCGATAGTTGCGCCCGCTGCCGACAGCGTTCAGCATCGGTGCTCGACTACGCCTTTTTCTGACCTGCGTCACTTTTGTCGATCCGTTGCAGTCGCTCGGAGCATTAGCAGCGGAGGTTGAATGATGAACCGACTGACTTCGGCGACGACGTTCGCTTTGCTTGCAGCGCTAGGGTGCACATCGGAAGTTCCGCTTGGCGATGGCACCGGCGGAACAGCTGGTGCGCAGACCGGGGGCAGCGGCGGCGCCGCAGCGGGTGCGGGAGGCACGGCTGCTGCGGGTGGCAGCGCAGGTAGCAGCGGTGGCGCGGCTGGTGCTGGCGGAACCGCCGGCGGCGGTGGCAGCAGCGGTAGCGCTGGCTCAGGCGGCGCCGCGACATGCGTTCCCACGGCCGTGACTGGAGCCTTGACCGAACTCGTCGGTGACGCAGCAGGCCTGTACGCCGTCGCCGAGAGCGGCGACACCCTCTACTACGCCGTGGCTAGCACCAAAGCGGCGACGACCCTCGGCTCCGTGAAGAAGGACGGAACCGGTCAGAGCAAGGTCTACGGATCCGGCGATGCGCCTGGCTATGTGCCCACCGTGCTGGAGACCGACGCCACGCACCTCTACTGGTTGGCGGGTGGCGTGCAGAGCCACGCCTACCGTCGACCCCTCGTCGGCGGGCCCGCTGAGGCCATCAACGTCAATCCGATCGTCGGCGGCTCCACGGCCCTGGCGGCGACGTCCAACTCCGTTTTCTGGGCCAACGGGTCGACGGTGTACGCATCGCCCAAGAGTTCCCCGTCTCCGCAAGTGGCCTATGCCGTCACTCCGGGTCGAATGACCGGGATCAGCATGGCCAGCAACGGCGACGATGTCGTTTGGGTCGAGTGGATCGATCCAAACGAGACGATCGCGACTGAGCACATCCTGCGGAAAGGAAGCGAGAAGCTCGCTCCGGCGCAGACTGTATTGTCGTTCCCGACTTTCCACCCGACCAGCGTCGCCGTCGACGCGACGGACGTGTACTACGCGCAGGGTGGCAAGGGAGTCAGTCGCATCGCGCTGACGGGCGGTTCTCCCACGACGCTGCATCAAGGGGAGATCGTCTCGCACATCTCGATGGACGCCACGAACGTGTACTTCCTCGAGAACGCCGGAGACTGTCGCACGTTGATGGCCGTGCCAAAGGCGGGTGGAGCCGCCGTAGCGCTTGCCACCGGGCTGCCGGGCAGCGCGTCAGGGCTCGAACAGGGGAACAACCTCGACGTCGACGCGACGGACGTTTTCGTCGGAACCTTCGCTGGAAAGATCTTCAAGGTCTCCAAGTAGCGCTGCCGGCGCTCGAAAGCCGGTTTCGCTCGGGCGGGAGCGGCGCTCGCGCTTCGCTCCGCGTGCTGCTACGCTCGTGTGTTTGCCATGAAGTTCGTGCGCGATCATTACGAGGTGTTGGGAGTCCCGGTGTCGGCGGATGCAGCAACCATCCGCCGTGCCCACCGAGTTCGCGCGGTCTATGACCATCGAAGGGGTGCTCTGGGCATCAAGGCACAGTTGGAAATGTTACAGGAGGCGCGGGATCTGTTGCTCGATCCCGATCAACGCCGCGCTTTCGACGCGCTGCGGGAGGACCTCTTGGTCCGACCGCAGCGTCAGCGCAACGACATCGAGGCCGAACGTGTGCGTCGGGAAGGGCGACGGCGCCAAGCGCTGAATCGCAGGATCGGCGTTGAAAGCCAGCGATTGGGACGTGCGCGGGTCGCCCAAAACGAAACGACTCTGGCAACCCTCGGACTGCTGTCCACGCCGCGAGACGCACCGTCGGTATCGCGTGTTACCTGGGCACGCCGACTCGGGGTGTTGGTTGGCCTCGCGCTCATTCTCGTCGTTGCGCTTGCGGTGCTACTCTACCTCACGCGCCGCTAGCTCTTCGCGCGAACGTACCTGAACTCAGAGCGACTGGGTGGACTTGGCCCCGTCCGGCGTGTCGTTGTAGGCCAAGGTCACGGCGAGAAACCCCAGGCCCAAGGCCAGGACCAATCCGATGAGGACGCCGTACTTTTTGGCTGCTCGTTGGCGCTCGATGGTCCGGAGTGAGTGGCGGAGCTCGTCGTCGTCACTCAACATGTTTTGATTGCTGCTCATGTGCGACCCCTTCGGGGAGGTCCACCGAACATTTCGCCAAACCCCCTACGCGACCACCTAGCACCGGAAGCACGAACGTCAAGGTGTTGCATGCGCAACATGACGCATCCTGCGCGGTATCGAGTTCCGTGAGCTCGGTCTCGCGACAGCTTCAGTTCGCACCGGGACCTGGCATCGGGTTCATCGGTTCCGGAAAACGGCGCTGCTCACTCGCTGGCGCTTGCTGAGGCAGTCCGCGCTCCTGACAGCCGTGAGCCGAGTCCAGCCCCGACACGCCACCACACACGTACTCTCTGCTGCGCCCGCAACCCGTCGCCAAGTACACGTTGCCGCCGCGCTCACGAACGCCGACCTGACTCTCGGGGCAGCCAACCTCTCTGGAAAAGCGCGCTCGCAAGCTGCTTGCCGTAGTGGCGCAGCCTGTGACTGCCAGGACTACCAGCATTAGCTCGACGATACGTCGCATCGATTGAGCGTAGCACCTCGCGAACGCGCGAGCGCCGAGACCGTCAGCGAAGATGCGCGCTGCCCAGAATCGTTCGAGGTTCGTCTGCGCTTGCCTCCGCACCTTGTTCTGAACCAGCGGGGGCCCACGGCGACTGACTTCGCAACCACCGGCCCGAAGCGAGCTGGTCTGCCGCAGGAGACGCAAGACCAAGTGAAGTCACTAGCTGCCCAATTCGACAGCGACCTTGCACGCTGCCCGCATGAATCAAGCACCACAGCTGACTCCCTTGTTGGTGGCCCGAGATGCCGTCGAAGCCATCGCGTTCTACGAGCAAGCCTTCGGCGCGAACGAACGAGTTCGCTTCATGAACACGCCGCTAGGAGTTCTTGCCCATGCAGACCTGACGATCGGCACCGCGCAGTTTTCGCTGACCGAGGAGCTGCCCAACTTCAACAGCGATGCGCCTCCAACCTTGGGTGGCTCGCCGGTCGTGTTGCAACTGAAGGTCACGGACGTCGACGCAGCCGTCGAACGCGCAACACGCGCTGGCGCCGTGGTCGTCTTCCCAATCGGCGAGTGGCGAACGCATGGCGCGGCTACGCGATCCGTTCGGGCACCTGTGGATCGTGAGCCAGGTG
This genomic stretch from Polyangiaceae bacterium harbors:
- a CDS encoding sigma-70 family RNA polymerase sigma factor, with product MAPDAVISAPISGDPPRAVPASDRLRTLVTEHSRVVWRFLRRLGLAEADADDALQEVMLVAARRLSDIRFGSERSFLLSTAYRIASAMRSVRNRRQEVSDEVLLELSDPSPHPDSLTDQRRARQLLDRVLAQMPLEKRAVLVAAEFEGLSLTEIAEALEIPRGTVASRLRSARDEFQGHVDRLQARLHPRRGRA
- a CDS encoding DnaJ domain-containing protein, with product MKFVRDHYEVLGVPVSADAATIRRAHRVRAVYDHRRGALGIKAQLEMLQEARDLLLDPDQRRAFDALREDLLVRPQRQRNDIEAERVRREGRRRQALNRRIGVESQRLGRARVAQNETTLATLGLLSTPRDAPSVSRVTWARRLGVLVGLALILVVALAVLLYLTRR